Proteins from one Triticum aestivum cultivar Chinese Spring chromosome 7A, IWGSC CS RefSeq v2.1, whole genome shotgun sequence genomic window:
- the LOC123154409 gene encoding hydroxycinnamoyltransferase 4-like, whose product MAAVQVLSTEMVVPVEATPGGAVWLSNLDLAARRGYTPTVYFYRPNGEHAGFFAADAVKDSLARALVEFYPLAGRLGLDGAGRVQIDCTGEGAVFVTARSDHYALEDLMNEFVPCGEMRDLFVPPTPAPNPPCVLLLAQVTYLRCGGVVLGLAMHHSVVDARSAALFVETWASVARGSTKDDAPVPPSFDHRLLAARQERAVPYDHPEYKPEPAPVHAATAGSTYASALITVSKQQVSALRARCAGASTFRAVVALVWQCACRARGLPLDAETRLYSMIDMRPRLAPPLPRGYFGNAVIRTSTVATVGEVVSNPVDFAARRARAATSQGDDHARSLVDYLDGVDVMNLPRSGISRAHLRAISWMGMSLSDADFGWGAPAFMGPALMYYSGFVYVMNAPGKDGALTLALSLEPESMPEFSKVFADELARLEV is encoded by the coding sequence ATGGCAGCCGTTCAGGTGTTGTCGACGGAGATGGTCGTCCCGGTGGAGGCAACGCCGGGGGGCGCCGTCTGGCTGTCCAACCTGGACCTGGCTGCGCGCCGGGGCTACACGCCCACGGTCTACTTCTACCGGCCGAACGGCGAGCATGCGGGCTTCTTCGCGGCCGACGCCGTCAAGGACAGCCTCGCCAGGGCTCTGGTGGAGTTCTACCCGCTGGCCGGCCGCCTCGGGCTGGACGGCGCCGGGCGTGTCCAGATCGACTGCACCGGCGAGGGCGCGGTCTTCGTCACCGCGCGCTCGGATCACTACGCGCTCGAGGACCTCATGAACGAGTTCGTGCCGTGCGGCGAGATGCGCGACCTGTTCGTGCCCCCGACGCCCGCACCGAACCCGCCGTGCGTCCTGCTGCTGGCGCAGGTCACGTACCTGCGCTGCGGCGGTGTCGTGCTCGGCCTGGCGATGCACCACTCCGTCGTCGACGCCCGGAGCGCGGCGCTCTTCGTGGAGACCTGGGCGAGCGTCGCCCGCGGCTCCACCAAAGATGACGCGCCCGTGCCGCCTAGCTTCGACCACAGGCTGCTCGCCGCGCGCCAAGAGCGCGCGGTGCCGTACGACCACCCCGAGTACAAGCCGGAGCCAGCCCCGGTGCACGCGGCAACCGCTGGGTCCACGTACGCGAGCGCCCTGATCACGGTGAGCAAGCAGCAGGTGAGCGCGCTGAGGGCGCGGTGCGCAGGCGCGTCCACGTTCCGCGCCGTGGTGGCGCTGGTGTGGCAGTGCGCGTGCCGCGCGCGGGGCCTGCCGCTGGACGCGGAGACGCGGCTCTACTCCATGATCGACATGCGCCCGCGCCTGGCGCCGCCGCTCCCGCGGGGCTACTTCGGGAATGCGGTGATCCGGACGTCGACCGTGGCCACCGTCGGGGAGGTGGTGTCTAACCCGGTGGACTTTGCTGCTCGGCGCGCGCGCGCGGCGACGAGCCAGGGGGACGACCATGCGCGGTCTCTGGTGGACTACCTGGACGGCGTGGACGTGATGAACCTGCCACGAAGCGGCATCTCGCGCGCGCACCTGCGCGCCATCAGCTGGATGGGCATGTCGCTCTCCGACGCCGACTTCGGGTGGGGCGCGCCGGCGTTCATGGGGCCCGCGCTCATGTACTACAGCGGCTTCGTGTACGTGATGAACGCGCCCGGCAAGGACGGCGCCCTCACGCTCGCGCTGTCGCTGGAGCCAGAGAGCATGCCGGAGTTCAGCAAGGTGTTCGCCGACGAGCTGGCCCGTCTCGAGGTGTAG